A portion of the Carya illinoinensis cultivar Pawnee chromosome 11, C.illinoinensisPawnee_v1, whole genome shotgun sequence genome contains these proteins:
- the LOC122282348 gene encoding uncharacterized protein LOC122282348 — MGFRDIDVFNKAMLAKQGWMLQIKCDSLVAKIFKEKYFRKCQFIDAKIGYKPSFMWRSLLAAQDLVKAGSKVSSLIFEDLHCWNESLVGDVFSREEAAMICSIPLSWQGGEDEMMLGFTKDGRFSVRSAYHLGNALGKSMFVWKALKSILPTRQNLVQRKIIEDATCPICQRGEETICHVQWSCPAASDVWAESGSGLQKWPSEEKDFYVLWSEMQTRLQQSKLEEVSMILRGLWTRRNMMFFESKFDSPRKVLNVAMTSLQSFQEACAALNNMKGSHVQIRKNIKWKPPDEGVSKVNFDAAIDKNNFKLGLGIVARNHVGEVLFTFNSAKQFSGNSDLAEAAALWRAMELVLELDVRLVVFEGDADRVIKGVTEVGATMHGWNNSMPIYVAGCY; from the exons ATGGGGTTTAGAGATATTGATGTTTTTAATAAGGCTATGTTAGCCAAACAAGGGTGGATGTTACAAATAAAGTGTGATTCTTTGGTTGCAAAGATTTTTAAGGAAAAGTATTTCAGAAAATGTCAGTTTATTGATGCAAAGATTGGATATAAGCCCTCTTTTATGTGGAGGAGTTTGTTAGCTGCACAAGATTTGGTGAAAGCAG GCTCGAAGGTAAGCTCTCTTATCTTTGAGGATTTGCATTGCTGGAATGAGAGCTTGGTAGGGGATGTGTTTAGCAGGGAGGAGGCAGCCATGATTTGCAGTATACCTTTAAGTTGGCAAGGGGGGGAGGATGAAATGATGTTGGGCTTTACCAAGGATGGTAGGTTTTCTGTGAGAAGTGCCTATCATTTAGGCAATGCCTTGGGAAAATCTATG TTTGTGTGGAAGGCTTTGAAGAGTATATTACCAACAAGGCAGAATCTAGTGcagagaaaaataattgaagatgcTACATGCCCGATCTGTCAAAGGggtgaagaaacaatatgccatGTCCAATGGTCATGCCCAGCTGCAAGTGATGTATGGGCAGAGAGTGGGAGTGGTCTTCAGAAATGGCCTAGTGAAGAAAAAGACTTTTATGTGCTATGGTCTGAAATGCAAACTAGATTGCAGCAGAGTAAATTAGAGGAAGTTTCTATGATACTGAGAGGACTATGGACTAGGAGAAACATGATGTTTTTTGAAAGTAAGTTTGACAGTCCACGAAAAGTACTTAATGTAGCAATGACTAGTCTTCAAAGCTTTCAAGAAGCTTGTGCTGCACTAAACAATATGAAGGGATCTCATGTTCAGATTAGAAAGAACATCAAATGGAAGCCACCAGATGAGGGTGTTTCTAAGGTAAACTTTGATGCGGCTATAGATAAGAACAATTTTAAATTGGGCTTGGGTATAGTGGCAAGGAACCATGTGGGGGAGGTTCTGTTTACTTTCAATTCTGCTAAACAGTTTAGTGGAAACTCTGATCTGGCTGAAGCAGCTGCTCTTTGGAGAGCTATGGAGCTTGTTTTGGAGCTTGATGTCAGGTTGGTGGTGTTTGAGGGAGATGCTGACAGAGTGATAAAAGGGGTAACAGAGGTAGGGGCAACTATGCATGGATGGAACAACAGTATGCCAATATACGTGGCAGGATGTTACTGA
- the LOC122282956 gene encoding beta-amylase 3, chloroplastic-like, which produces MTLTLRSSTSFINLKDTKSLKTPDHDQFTGTICFAQTKPSCRIRVIKSSMKLEAKLSREKTTLNGAEGYCGNDHDHEKREKLHAPSAGGHNQDGNDSRVPVFVMLPLDTITHGGNLNKPRAMNASLMALKSAGVEGVMVDAWWGLVEKDGPRRYNWEGYAELVQMVQKHGLKLQVVMSFHQCGGNVGDSCSIPLPPWVLEEISKNPELVYTDRSGRRNPEYISLGCDSLPVLRGRTPIQVYSDYMRSFRDKFRDFLGDVIMEIQVGMGPCGELRYPSYPESNGTWRFPGIGEFQCYDKYMRASLQAAAEAMGKKDWGTSGPHDCGQYNQFPEDTGFFRRDGTWNSEYAHFFLEWYSGKLLEHGDRILASAEGIFQGTGAKLSGKVAGIHWHYRTRSHAAELTAGYYNTRYRDGYLPIARMLGKHGVVLNFTCMEMKDGEQPGNANSSPQGLVRQVKMATRRARIELAGENALERYDASAYGQVLETSRSDSGNGLCAFTYLRMNKRLFEEENWRHLVHFVKNMSEGGRNTKLSDSDSSGTNLYVGFIKEKTQNSTKEVALV; this is translated from the exons ATGACTTTAACGCTACGTTCCTCAACGTCATTTATCAATCTCAAAGATACCAAGAGCCTGAAAACTCCCGATCATGATCAATTCACCGGCACAATTTGCTTTGCGCAAACTAAGCCGTCGTGCCGCATCCGGGTGATCAAGAGCTCGATGAAATTAGAAGCGAAGCTCTCGCGCGAGAAGACGACCTTGAATGGCGCCGAAGGGTACTGTGgaaatgatcatgatcatgaaaagagagaaaagctTCATGCACCCTCTGCAGGCGGGCATAATCAGGATGGAAACGATTCAAGGGTTCCTGTGTTTGTGATGCTGCCACTTGACACAATAACGCACGGAGGGAATTTGAACAAGCCGCGAGCAATGAATGCGAGCTTGATGGCGTTGAAGAGTGCGGGAGTGGAAGGAGTTATGGTGGATGCATGGTGGGGGTTGGTGGAGAAAGATGGACCACGTAGGTACAACTGGGAAGGCTATGCTGAACTTGTGCAAATGGTTCAAAAGCATGGCTTGAAGCTCCAAGTTGTCATGTCTTTTCATCAGTGTGGAGGAAACGTTGGAGATTCTTGCAG CATTCCTCTACCTCCATGGGTACTGGAAGAAATAAGCAAGAACCCAGAACTAGTGTACACAGACAGATCAGGGAGGAGGAATCCTGAGTACATAAGCTTGGGTTGTGATTCACTGCCTGTTCTCAGAGGAAGAACACCCATCCAGGTCTACAGTGACTACATGAGGAGCTTCCGTGACAAATTCAGAGATTTCTTGGGCGATGTTATTATG gaaATTCAAGTGGGAATGGGTCCTTGTGGGGAGCTCAGATATCCATCTTATCCAGAGAGCAATGGAACTTGGAGGTTTCCTGGAATTGGAGAATTTCAATGCTATGACAAG TATATGAGAGCTTCCCTGCAAGCAGCAGCAGAAGCGATGGGGAAGAAAGATTGGGGAACAAGTGGACCCCATGACTGTGGCCAGTACAATCAATTTCCAGAGGATACTGGATTTTTCCGTAGGGATGGAACATGGAACAGCGAGTATGCACACTTCTTTCTCGAGTGGTATTCTGGTAAACTACTAGAGCACGGTGATAGAATCCTTGCTTCTGCAGAAGGAATATTTCAAGGAACTGGAGCAAAACTTTCTGGAAAAGTAGCTGGAATCCACTGGCATTATCGAACAAGGTCACATGCTGCTGAACTAACCGCTGGATACTACAATACTAGATATCGCGATGGCTACCTTCCAATTGCACGAATGCTGGGAAAACATGGAGTTGTGTTAAACTTCACCTGCATGGAAATGAAAGATGGAGAACAGCCTGGGAATGCAAACAGTTCACCCCAAGGGTTAGTTCGGCAAGTAAAGATGGCAACTAGGAGAGCAAGGATAGAACTTGCAGGGGAAAATGCTCTGGAGAGGTATGATGCAAGTGCATATGGACAAGTTTTAGAGACAAGTAGGTCAGATTCTGGAAATGGATTGTGTGCATTCACATACTTAAGAATGAATAAGAGGTTGTTTGAAGAGGAGAATTGGCGGCATCTGGTGCACTTTGTGAAAAACATGTCTGAAGGTGGTCGAAACACGAAACTTTCTGATTCTGACTCCAGCGGGACAAACCTTTACGTTGGATTCATCAAAGAGAAGACTCAGAATAGTACTAAAGAGGTTGCTCTTGTGTAA